Proteins encoded in a region of the Phalacrocorax carbo chromosome 15, bPhaCar2.1, whole genome shotgun sequence genome:
- the NOC4L gene encoding nucleolar complex protein 4 homolog: MARAAALAACLEAVLGSRSNANRVFEILELLAGREEEEEEVEDVLCAARTCSRLFGALLERRELFVGPLPAEEVPLGGNYSAEDKYKIWMRHRYRDCVGSLAELMGHGAFQVKELSLCTLMKFVELEAQHPLIKAEWKGCLTFPRELLKVVVDGLLPLNEDASLLISRFQEYMEYDDIRYFVTKAVTESIGQVMQKTKERPLPFYQQNVFSLISPINMPNKESDMVKFMVKQDNWEELKVSKLQAHKQAFEKMWLSFLKHKLPTGLYKKVLVILHDSILPYMNEPTLMIDFLTVAYGIGGAISLLALNGLFILIHQHNLEYPDFYKKLYSLLDPSIYHVKYRARFFHLFDLFLSSSHLPAYLVAAFIKRLSRLALTAPPEALLMVIPFICNLFRRHPACKVLVHRPNGPEDVSEDPYIMEEEEPSESRALESSLWEIKSLQNHYHPDVAQAAAVLNQSLSEIEDDISGLLELSAYELFDKEVKKKAVDVPLEFEQVRGLFGKKNDIFAEHFTLD; encoded by the exons ATGGCGCGGGCCGCCGCGCTCGCCGCCTGCCTGGAAGCCGTGCTGGGCAGCCGCAGCAACGCCAACCGCGTCTTCGAGATCCTCGAGCTGCTGGCg GGccgggaggaagaggaggaggaggtggaggatgTCCTCTGCGCCGCCAGGACCTGCAGCCGGCTGTTCGGGGCGCTGCTGGAGCGGAGGGAGCTGTTCGTGGGCCCGCTGCCCGCCGAGGAGGTCCCTCTCGGCG GGAACTACAGCGCCGAGGACAAGTACAAGATCTGGATGAGGCACCGCTACAGGGACTGCGTGGGTTCCTTGGCAGAGCTGATGGGGCACGGAGCCTTCCAGGTCAAG gaatTGTCACTCTGCACCCTCATGAAGTTTGTTGAGTTGGAGGCACAACATCCATTGATCAAAGCAGAGTGGAAGGGGTGCTTAACTTTTCCTCGTGAACTTCTTAAG GTCGTTGTCGATGGCTTACTTCCCTTAAATGAGGACGCTTCACTCCTGATCTCTCGCTTTCAAGAATATATGGAGTACGACGATATTCGGTACTTTGTCACAAAGGCAGTCACGGAGAGTATTGGACAAGTCATGCAGAAGACAAAAGAG aggCCACTGCCGTTTTACCAGCAGAACGTATTTTCCCTCATTTCGCCCATTAACATGCCGAACAAAGAGAGTGACATGGTCAAATTTATGGTGAAGCAAG ATAACTGGGAGGAGTTGAAAGTGTCAAAGCTGCAG GCACACAAGCAGGCGTTTGAAAAGATGTGGCTCAGTTTTTTGAAGCACAAG CTTCCCACTGGCCTTTACAAGAAAGTCCTTGTCATTCTGCATGACTCCATCCTGCCGTACATGAACGAGCCCACTCTCATGATAGACTTCTTGACAGTGGCCTATGGCATAG GTGGAGCAATCAGTCTTCTAGCCTTAAATGGATTATTTATTCTGATTCATCAGCATAATCT GGAATATCCTGACTTTTACAAAAAGCTGTACAGTCTTTTAGACCCTTCTATATATCACGTGAAGTACCGAGCCCGCTTTTTCCACTTGTTTGATCTGTTTTTGTCTTCATC TCACTTGCCGGCGTACCTGGTGGCAGCGTTTATAAAGCGCCTCTCCCGGCTGGCCCTCACTGCTCCTCCCGAGGCTCTGCTCATGGTCATTCCCTTCATCTGTAATCTCTTTCGGAGGCACCCCGCGTGCAAAGTGCTAGTACACAGACCTAACGGGCCAGAAG ACGTGTCAGAAGATCCATATAttatggaggaggaggagccaTCTGAAAGCAGGGCTTTGGAGAGCTCTCTCTGGGAGATTAAG TCTCTACAAAACCATTATCACCCAGATGtggcccaggcagctgctgtcctGAACCAGTCGCTCTCTGAAATCGAGGATGACATATCAGGGCTCCTGGAGCTCTCGGCTTATGAG ctttTCGAtaaagaagtaaagaaaaaagctgtCGATGTGCCCCTGGAGTTTGAGCAAGTACGAGGTttgtttgggaagaaaaatgataTTTTTGCAGAGCACTTCACTTTAGATTGA